A region from the Sphingomonas flavescens genome encodes:
- a CDS encoding tetratricopeptide repeat protein codes for MGWFVLGVLLAISIGLIWIQRVRGGLLTASAAALLVGASGYALQGRPDLPAAPAERVDKSDAFPLTDARHAFFGHFTAAESWLRMSEALARDGKSEDAVGILQNAARRYPGDPQIWIGLGNALVDHAHGLTPPAEMAYRRAAQLAPGYPAPAFFYGLAMARSGDREGAINMWNGILATAPPNAQWRPLVEQGVNALTNPPRQQPPALGR; via the coding sequence ATGGGTTGGTTCGTCCTTGGGGTCCTGCTGGCGATCAGCATTGGCTTGATCTGGATCCAGCGCGTGCGCGGCGGCCTGCTTACCGCCAGCGCCGCAGCACTGCTTGTCGGCGCGTCCGGTTACGCGCTGCAGGGTCGACCGGATCTGCCTGCCGCGCCCGCCGAGCGGGTCGACAAAAGCGACGCCTTTCCCCTGACGGATGCGCGACATGCATTTTTCGGCCACTTTACCGCGGCGGAAAGCTGGCTGCGGATGTCCGAGGCACTCGCCCGCGACGGCAAGAGCGAAGACGCTGTCGGCATTCTTCAAAACGCTGCGCGCCGTTACCCAGGCGATCCGCAAATCTGGATTGGCCTAGGCAACGCCTTGGTCGATCATGCCCATGGCCTGACGCCGCCCGCCGAGATGGCCTATCGCCGAGCCGCACAACTTGCGCCGGGTTATCCGGCGCCAGCGTTCTTTTATGGCCTTGCGATGGCGCGGTCGGGGGATCGTGAAGGCGCGATAAATATGTGGAACGGCATCCTCGCGACTGCACCGCCGAACGCGCAGTGGCGTCCGCTGGTCGAGCAGGGCGTCAATGCGCTCACCAACCCTCCGCGCCAGCAGCCACCAGCGCTTGGCCGCTAG
- a CDS encoding DUF3072 domain-containing protein, whose protein sequence is MSTHIPTDPKQHPTGNAEKNPDDWVTGDEPMTGAQASYLQTLSEEAGAEFEPDLSKADASKRIDELQAATGRGD, encoded by the coding sequence ATGTCGACCCACATTCCGACCGATCCCAAGCAGCATCCGACCGGGAATGCCGAGAAGAACCCTGACGATTGGGTAACGGGCGACGAGCCCATGACCGGCGCGCAAGCCTCCTACCTGCAGACGCTTAGTGAAGAGGCCGGCGCTGAATTCGAACCCGATCTTTCGAAGGCCGATGCGTCGAAGCGAATCGACGAACTACAGGCGGCGACAGGACGCGGCGACTAG
- the ald gene encoding alanine dehydrogenase → MRIGVPKEIKVHEYRVGLTPASVAELIAHGHEVVVETKAGDGIDCPDHTYKNVGAKILPDAASVFKAADMIVKVKEPQQSEIALLEPRHILFTYLHLAADKPQAEGLMKSGATCIAYETVTSRNGSLPLLKPMSEVAGRMSVQVGAHYLEKEQGGRGVLLGGVPGVAPAKVAILGGGVSGVNAAQMATGMRADVTIYDINNDRLAELDMFFSSQIKTAYASRAAIANAVKEAELVIGAVLVPGAAAPKLVTREMLKTMKRGSVLVDIAIDQGGCFETSHATTHADPVYEVDGIIHYCVANMPGAVARTSAFALNNATLPFAIKIANLGAEEAMKQDPHLAMGLNVSGGKIRHEAVAEALDLAYEPVAA, encoded by the coding sequence ATGCGCATTGGGGTGCCAAAAGAGATCAAGGTCCATGAATATCGCGTGGGTCTCACGCCGGCTTCGGTCGCGGAACTGATCGCGCACGGCCACGAAGTCGTGGTCGAAACCAAGGCGGGCGATGGCATCGATTGCCCGGACCACACTTATAAAAACGTCGGCGCGAAGATCCTTCCCGATGCTGCATCAGTGTTCAAGGCGGCGGACATGATCGTCAAGGTCAAGGAGCCGCAGCAGTCGGAAATCGCGCTGCTCGAGCCCCGGCACATCCTCTTTACCTACTTGCACCTCGCCGCAGACAAGCCGCAGGCGGAAGGTTTGATGAAGTCTGGCGCCACTTGCATCGCATATGAAACGGTGACGTCACGCAATGGTTCGCTGCCGCTGCTGAAGCCGATGAGCGAGGTCGCAGGCCGTATGTCGGTCCAGGTCGGCGCGCATTATCTCGAGAAGGAACAGGGCGGGCGCGGCGTGCTGCTCGGCGGCGTTCCCGGCGTTGCGCCGGCCAAGGTGGCGATCCTCGGTGGCGGCGTGTCGGGGGTGAATGCCGCGCAGATGGCGACCGGCATGCGCGCGGACGTCACCATTTACGACATCAACAACGACCGCCTGGCCGAGCTGGACATGTTCTTCTCGAGCCAGATCAAGACCGCATACGCTTCGCGCGCGGCGATCGCGAATGCCGTTAAGGAGGCCGAGCTGGTCATTGGCGCAGTCCTCGTTCCGGGTGCCGCGGCGCCGAAGCTCGTCACGCGGGAAATGCTGAAAACGATGAAGCGCGGATCGGTGCTGGTCGACATCGCGATCGACCAGGGCGGCTGCTTCGAGACCAGCCATGCGACGACGCATGCCGATCCGGTCTACGAGGTCGATGGGATCATTCATTATTGCGTGGCGAACATGCCGGGCGCGGTTGCCCGGACGAGCGCCTTCGCGCTCAACAATGCGACCCTGCCCTTCGCGATCAAGATTGCGAACCTCGGCGCGGAAGAAGCAATGAAGCAGGACCCGCATCTTGCGATGGGACTCAACGTGTCGGGCGGTAAAATCCGCCACGAAGCGGTCGCCGAAGCGCTCGACCTGGCTTACGAGCCGGTGGCCGCATAA